Within the Catalinimonas niigatensis genome, the region AATCCTGGCTGGTGAGGCCTCGCAACAACTGGTTCAACAGCATGAACACCAGAATTCATGGCATTGACGCCCAAAAAGTAGCGCATTCCCCCGAGTTTGATGAGATATGGCAAACAGTAAGAAGCTATTTTGAGGATGCCTATGTGGTTGCCCACAATGCGAGTTTTGACCTAAGCGTATTACGACATGTACTGGCCCAGTATGAGCTTCCTTTTCCTCATCTCAGCTATGCCTGTAGCCTGCAGGTGGCCAGGCGGGCCTGGCGGGGCTTTCCTTCTTACGGACTGAGTGCCCTATCCGAACGCTTTGGTATTTCTTTGAATCACCATGCTGCCGGTTCAGATGCCGAAGCCTGCGCCCATATCCTGCTCAAAGCAATGGAAGCTCATCAACTCACACAATTTGAGGATATTGAGCAAGCCTTTGGAATACAGCTAGGCAAACTTTACGCCCAGGGTTACATTCCTTCGGGGCGTAGCAGCAGGCCCCAAAAGAAAAAGAAGCTCAGTCTGCAAAATATGCCTCTTGACCTGTCCAGGGTCAGCAAGTCTCACCCTCTCTATGGTAAATCGGTGGTTTTTACCGGCTCACTCAGGAGCATGAGCCGGGCAGAGGCACAGAAGTCTGTCATTGAAGCAGGAGGGAATTCTACCAATTTTGTCAATGACCAAACACATTATCTGGTCCTTAGTGAGAGAGTATTTGTTAATCTTGCCCGGGGCGGCCACAATAACAAAGTACAACAGGCGCAGCACCTAAATGCAGGGCGCAAACCGGTGACCCTTATTTCAGAAGGAGAATTTCTAACCCTCTTACAGTATGAAGTATCAGAAGAACCTTAGGTTCAGGCACCTTCTTTCTGCCTGCCTGTGCGCTTATTTTGGGGCGTTGGAAGAAGTAAAAACAAATGAGAAGAAAATCTTTTTCACTACTCATAATCCTCAGTCTCTCAGCCGTTTTCTTCAAGACCTTTCTGCCAAAGGAGCGGCTCTTTCATTGCATAACTGGCAGAAAAAAACGTAAGTTTGCATAAAAGCTACCTAAGCGGATCATGTTGGATAAAAGTACCCGAGAGAAATATACAGTTGTCATTGGATTGGAAGTACATGCACAACTGCTTACAAAGAGCAAAATATTTTCTTCAGACGCCACACAATACGGGGCCTCTCCCAATACCAATATCAGTGTCATTACCCTGGGGCATCCCGGTGCCCTGCCCCGTCTGAACAAACAGGTGATAGACTTTGCCATCCGTATGGGACTGGCCTGTGGCTGTGAGATCACGCGTTACAATATCTTTGACAGAAAAAACTACTTCTATCCTGATCTTCCCAAAGGCTATCAGATCATGCAGGACAAAACACCTATCTGCGTAGGAGGAGGGGTGTATATCCGTAATCCGGATGAAGAAGAGAAAAGGATCAAGTTGCATCACATCCATCTGGAAGAAGATGCCGGCAAATCCATGCATCTGGAAAATGAACCGGAAACGCTGGTAGACTTCAACCGTGCCGGTGTGCCTTTGATAGAAATCGTTACCGAACCTGATATCCGCAGCTCTGAAGAAGCGGCGTCTATGCTCACAGAGATACGTAAACTGGTACGCTATCTGGATATTTGCGATGGCAATATGGAAGAAGGCTCCATGCGCTGCGATGCCAACGTGTCTGTCATGCTCAAAGGGGCCACTGAATATGGCAAGAAGGTGGAAGTGAAAAATATGAACTCCATACGCAATGTGCAGCGTGCCATTGACCATGAGAGGGAGCGACAGATCTTATTGCTGGAAGAGGGAAAGATGGTTGTCTCGGAAACACGCCTCTTCAACGCTGAAAATGGCAAAACTTACAGCATGCGTACCAAAGAGGAGCTAAATGACTATCGCTATTTTCCTGAGCCGGACCTCAGCCCGATAGTGGTATCCGAGGAGTGGCTTGCGCAGATACGTAAAAGTATGCCCGCCCTGCCACACGAATTGTATCACAAATTCGTTGACATTTACGGACTACCTGCTTATGATGCTGAGGTGCTGACAGAGACCAAAGCCATTGCCCGGTATTTTGAGGAGGTTTGCAGCCATACCAGGCATTATAAAGCAGCTTCCAACTGGATGATGGGCCCGGTGAAGTCTTATCTGAATGATGCTTCACATAGCATAGAAAAGATGCCGGTAAAACCAGCCCACCTGACACAACTCATTGAGTTGGTAGCTGGAGATAAGGTGAGCTTTGCCATAGCATCTCAGAAAGTTTTTCCTCGTATGCTGGAGGACCAGAGCAAATCAGCGGTACAGATTGCCGAAGCTCTAAACCTTTTGCATGAGAGTGATTCTGAGAATATACAACCGCTGGTAAAAGAAATTCTGGATGCCTTTCCCCAGAAAGTAGATGAGTATAGGAAAGGGAAGAAAGGGCTGCTGGGCATGTTTATGGGCGAAGTGATGAAGCGGAGCAAAGGAAAAGCAAATCCCAAGGTAGCAAATGAACTATTGAGAAAAGAATTGGAATAGACCTAGAGTTTTTAAGTCTTTGAACCTAAACATATGAGAATAACAGGATATTGGACCGTTGTTTTTAGTATTTACTTTTTTTCAGCCTGTTCTCAGGGCCAGCCCACTGAACAACTGCCTGCCAAAAAGAATGGATATGTACAAATAGAAGGTAGTATCAACCATCCGGCTGACAAAGGATATGTAGTGCTGGAACAGATTGGAGAAGATGACATTAATGTGGTAGATACACTAATGGTATCCAGCGACAGTACTTTCCGCTATAGCCTCGACAATAAAAAGCCGGGATTTTATCGCCTCAACCTCTACGATAAGCAGTATGTAAATCTGATCCTGGACCAGGAGGATGTGAATATTGTGGCTGACGGTAACCGTCCAGATGGGCTTGCAGAGGTAAGTGGCTCTACCGATACGGATTATTTTTATGCGGTAAACAACATCATGCGTGAATTCCAGCAAAAAGTAAACGAACTGAATGCTGATTTTATGAAAGCCCGTGCTGATGAAGATGAAGAGGCTATGAAGGCGGTTGAATCTCGCTATAAAGAGATTGAAGCTGAAAATACGGCTAGAATCAAGGCTGAGATTGACGATATGGGCAATTCCATCGCTGTTTTTTATGCGGTAAACTTTTTGGATGCAGAAAAAGAATTTGCTTACCTGAGTGAATTAGCAGAAAAATTCAAGCAAAACCTCCCTGACTCCCGCTATACAGAACAGTTTGTGGTGCAGGTAGAAGATCTCCGCAAACTGGCTATTGGTATGCCTGCGCCAGACATTGCGCTACCCAATCCGGAAGGCGATACAGTGAATTTATCTTCTCTGCGAGGCAAGTATGTGATGATAGATTTTTGGGCAGCCTGGTGCAAGCCCTGTCGTATGGAGAACCCCAATGTAGTCCGCCTGTACAATAAGTACAAAGATCAGGGTTTTGAAATTTATGGTGTTTCACTGGATCGTACCAAAGAAGCCTGGATAGATGCCATTCAGGCAGATCAACTGGGTTGGACACATGTATCCGATCTGAAATATTTTGATTCAGAAGCGGCTTCTCTGTACAATATTAATGCGATTCCTGCTACGATTTTGCTGGACAGAGAAGGAAATATTATTGCTAAAAATTTAAGAGGGCAAGAACTGGCAGACAAACTGGCTGAGCTGTTTGAAGAAGCCTGAAATAAGCCCTTAAATTAAAAAAATGATAGCCCTGAATCCTGAGCTCAAAACCAGGCCTTATGGCTAAATCTTTTGATTTCCGGATAAGAATACGTTATATTATAATAAAGAAAACTCTTAAGTAAAACCTGCAAAAAACAATTTTGCATTCCAAACATTACATCTCTTAAAGAGTAACTAAGGAATTTGGGGTTGAAATAAACCTGTATATATTTGTTTTGGTACGGTATTTCTCATTATTTTTTGCATATGAAAGTACTCATGATTGACGATAACGAGCTTGATTTACTCATCAGCCGTAAGCTCATATCCAAACAGGTAACTTCTCTAGAGTTTACTGAGTTTACTGATGCGTCCCAAGCGCTCTTTTATTTACAAGAGCTACAAGAAAATGAATTTGATATCATTCTTCTTGATCTGAATATGCCGGATATGAATGGTTGGGATTTTTTGGATGAGTATCAAAAATTAGATGCGCATAAAGCCAATGTATATATCCTTACTTCTTCTCTGGATACCAGAGACAAACTACGCTCCCGAGAGTATGAAGTAGTGAAAGGTTATTTTGACAAGCCCCTGAAAAGTAATTACATCGCAGAAATCATAAATTCTCAGCAGGTATATTAACCATCAGATAAATTTTCAGCTCCCTCTCCATATTCTCTGTCCTATGCAAAATAGGATATCTGTCAGCCTCCTTTTGTACTCCTCTCTTCAAAGATACTAAGCATAGGAACAAGCTTCATTCAGACTCGTCCATTCGTCATAAACACTCATTTCCAGGGTTATTTCATTACTATAGCCGCTGCATATAGCTGAATGCTTTGAATATGGTTCCTTTTTCAACCACTTCAGATGTTTTTTTATCCCTAAAATGGTACAAGACCTCCGGCAGCGTTTGAGATAAATACATTTACATAGGGAACCATACCTTGACATGCTCCTTATTTTTGCTGATGCTGGGCATTGTATTGAAACCTATGACAAAGTAATGATATTATATAGGGGGAGAAATAAAAAAAATTACTGTTAGTACTGCCTATTGCTTAGAGCGGGTTAAATTAGAAGTCTCCACGTCAACCGCACTTAATTTAGCAGTGTTTTATACATACCTATGGCGACACAAAACATAAAACCAGAAAAGCTTTCAGGCCATGCACAAGTCAGGGAATTTTTAGACCAGCTTGAACACCCATTAAAAGCAGAAATTGAAGAAGTACGGAGCATTATTCTAGAGGCTGACCCACGGCTTACCGAACACATCAAGTGGAAAGCACCGAGCTTTTGTTTTAATGATGATGACAGAATTACTTTTAACCTGCACGGCAGGGATTTTTTCAGGCTTATCTTTCATTGTGGTGTAAAAGTAAGAGACAGACAATCAAAAGGCCGCTTGTTTGAAGAGCCTACCGGCCTTCTGGACTGGGTTGCAGATGACAGGGCTGTAGCAAAATTTACCGATATGGATGATGTTCGTACCAAAAAGGCATCCCTGATGGAAACTGTTAAAATCTGGCTGGAGCTAGCAGGTTAAAGAAATAATCTTACAAAAACAGTCTGAAAATAAGCCAGATAAGCAAAATGAAATCTCTCAATACAAAGCTTAGTTCAGGAAAAAATATGAGTAGAATCATCTCTACCAAATCTATAGCAGCCATTCTCTTTTGTATGCTATTTTATGTTGCTTCGCTTAAGGCGCAAACTCAGTCCGAGTTCAAGGTCATTGCTTTCTTTACAGCCAAAAACGATCAGGCACATATCAGCTATGTGAAAGAAGCACATATCTGGTTTTCTGAAATGGCTGATAAGCATCACTTCGCTTACGATACGACCAGCCACTGGGAGAATATGAACACTAAATTCCTGACGCAGTATCAGGTGGTACTTTTTCTGGATACCCGTCCTGAAGCTGCTGAGCAGAGAGAAGCATTTCGACAGTACATGGAAAAGGGAGGGGCGTGGATGGGTTTTCACTTTGCCGCCTTTGCGCTCACCCCTTCGGCTTATCCTCAGAACTGGGATTGGTACCATAACAAATTTCTGGGTTCTGGACAATACAAAAGCAATACCTGGCGACCTACTTCCGCTGTGCTTCGTGTGGAAGACCGTAAACACCCGACCACCCAAAATTTGCCAGAAACCTTTGATTCCTCACCTAACGAATGGTATCGCTGGGAAAAAGACCTGACTCAAAATCCTGACATGCATATCCTGCTGTCTATTGACCCTACCAGCTTTCCTTTGGGTACAGGCCCCAAACCTCATGAGATCTGGCACAGCGGCTATTATCCGGTAGTGTGGACCAATGCCAAATACAGGATGCTGTACGTGAATATGGGACACAATGACATTGATTATGAAAGCGGAACGAATGAAACACTTTCCTATACCTTTAACAATCCCGTTCAAAACCAGTTAATCATGGATGCTTTGTTATGGCTGGGAAAGGGTGGAAAAGCTGCTTTATCACATTGAGATAGGTTGTCAAGTCTGCAAAAGAATATGTACACTACAATATGCTTTAACCAATTCTCCTGATGCGTACACCTCAAAAATCCTTTATTATCCTGGGCGCACTTCTGGCCTGGTTTGCTGTCATCATGCAATTTGTGTTGATGATGGAAAACAGAGTAACCCCTATTCCTGAAACCATAGTAAGATTCTTCAGCTTCTTTACCATCCTGACCAATACACTGATCGCTCTATATTTTACCAGCATGTGGCTTGGCAGGCATACCAAGCTTAGTCAGCGATTTCAGCGTCCGGGAGTTGTTTCTGCCATTGCCGTATACATCACCGTGGTGGGACTGGTTTACCAACTGGTGCTGAGGCAAATCTGGGAGCCTCAGGGCTTACAGAAGTTGGTAGATGAACTGCTGCATTCCGTTAATCCTGTGTACTTTGTGCTGTACTGGTATTTGTATGAAGAGAAAGCAAAGCTGAAATGGACTCTTATTCCGGGCTGGCTGATCTATCCCTTGCTGTATTTGATGTACATTCTTATCCGGGGAAGTTTCTCAGGCTTTTACCCTTATCCTTTTGTCAACGTAGCCGAACTGGGCATGCGCCAAGTGCTGCTGAACAGTGTGGGACTGATGTTCGTCTTCATTGGATTCTGCGCTTTGTACATTGGCATTGGTAAAATACTGACCAGAACTCAAAAGCCGCAAGTCTTCAGAAGTTCATAAAGTTTTTTATATTTCCATTTGTCAGATTTAGATGAAAGAAAAGCTCAACATATTATTTGTTTGCGGCAGAAACAAAAGAAGAAGTAAAACTGCTGAACTTATATTCCGTGACGACACACGATTTTATGCCCGTTCGGCAGGATTCAGCCCGAATAGTCCCCATCAGCTAAGCATCAAAGACATTGTTTGGGCTGATACTATTTTTGTGATGGAAGATGCTCATAAAAGTAGATTAAGAAGAATATACCGAGATCCGGATTTACCATGCACCGAAGTCCTATATATTGAAGATGTATATGAATTCATGGATGAAGAACTAGTGGATTTGCTTAAGACAGGAGTAAATGAATACTTATGAAGTGATGAAGGAACAAGAGAAGCATATTGTGAAACGCAATGTACATACTGCCCATTTGGCTGGGGATTTACCTATTGAATGTGCAGATTTGAGAGGTATTTTCTGCTGACAGCCCATATATCTCTGTTATGTATTATCTTTAATAAGCTAAAAAATGAGATACATCTTTTTATTCATGCTCTGTATTTGGGCATTTGCACAACATGCCTATGCACAAGTAAAGCAAGAGGAGCTTTTCCCGGATGGAACGCCAATCCCTGAGTGGTTTTTGAATCCAACCAAAGTGAGCCTGGACGAACTCGGTACTCCTTATATCCTTACCGACCATGAAGTACTGAACGACAGTACTGTTCTGCAAACGGAGAGGATTCAAAAGGTCATTGACAAAGCCCACAGTCAGGGCGGCGGCGTGGTGATCATTCCCAAAGGTACATTTATGAGTGGTGCTCTGTTTTTCAAGCCCAATACCCATCTGCATGTCGCAGAAGGGGCGGTCTTAAAAGGCTCCGACAATATCGCCCACTATCCTAAAATGCCTTCCCGGATGGAAGGACAGAGCTTGGAGTACTTCCCGGCCCTGGTCAATGCCTATGGCGTAGATGGTTTTACGATATCGGGCAAAGGCACTATAGATGGGAACGGCCTTAAATTCTGGGAAGCTTTCTGGCAAAGGAGAGAAGAAGATCCTGAATGTACCAATCTGGAAGTCTCCCGTCCTCGTCTGGTCTTTATATGGGATAGCGATAATGTACAGGTACAGGATGTCAAATTGCACAATGCAGGCTTCTGGACCAGCCACTATTACCAGTGCAACAATGTAAAAATCCTGGATCTGCACATATACTCTCCCCACGAGCCGGTCAAAGCGCCCAGTACCGATGCCATTGATCTGGATGTCTGTTCCAATGTGTTAATCAAGGGCTGTTATATGTCGGTGAATGACGATGCCATTGCCTTGAAGGGTGGAAAAGGCCCCTGGGCAGATACCGCTTCCGACAATGGAGAAAATACCAATATCATCATTGAAGACTGTGAGTTTGGCTTTTGTCACTCGGCACTGACCTGCGGCAGTGAATCTATTCACAACAAAAATATTCTGATGCGCAATTGCTACGTCAATGAAGCCAGAAGGCTCTTATGGCTGAAGATGCGGCCTGATACACCGCAGAAATACGAATACATCACGGTAGAAAATATCAAAGGACAGGCCTACAGCATGATCTATGTAAAGCCCTGGACACAGTTTTTTGATTTGAAAGGCCGTAAAGAAGTGCCTTTGTCTTATTCTGAAAACATCACCATGAGAAACATTGATCTTGACTGTGAGATATTTTTTGACATTGCCACTACAGAATATGATAAACTTTCAGACTTCACTTTCAGGAACCTGGATATAGAAGCTGAAAACGCTACCTACGACAAAAGTCTGATACAGGACCTGACGATGGATAATGTAAAAGTGAACGGAGATCTCATTAAGTAAAAGCTCATAGGAAATACACAGAACTTGTTAGCAAGCCATGCTGATGGTACTGCAATAGCTTATTCACCTTGTTCCTGAGGTGCCGGATCAAAAGTATAAAACGCATAAGTAGTCGTCCATTGAAATGTTTCTCCTGGCTGGGCTTTGACGAGGGTGTAAGGCTCAGGACAAGCCGTATTGACTGACGCCCAGTAGACCAGCTTCAGCAGTGGCTGATCAGAGGTGATCTTTACACCTGCACCCGTCTTTCGGTTTTCAATATTGATGTGGTAATCCTCTGCATCATCGCTAAAACCTTCAATGCCCGGAGTGTACACATTTTCTCCCTTTTGCAGCTTTCGGCTATAT harbors:
- a CDS encoding exonuclease domain-containing protein, encoding MNFVALDFETANHQRESVCEIGIAIVQDGVVKEQKSWLVRPRNNWFNSMNTRIHGIDAQKVAHSPEFDEIWQTVRSYFEDAYVVAHNASFDLSVLRHVLAQYELPFPHLSYACSLQVARRAWRGFPSYGLSALSERFGISLNHHAAGSDAEACAHILLKAMEAHQLTQFEDIEQAFGIQLGKLYAQGYIPSGRSSRPQKKKKLSLQNMPLDLSRVSKSHPLYGKSVVFTGSLRSMSRAEAQKSVIEAGGNSTNFVNDQTHYLVLSERVFVNLARGGHNNKVQQAQHLNAGRKPVTLISEGEFLTLLQYEVSEEP
- the gatB gene encoding Asp-tRNA(Asn)/Glu-tRNA(Gln) amidotransferase subunit GatB, which translates into the protein MLDKSTREKYTVVIGLEVHAQLLTKSKIFSSDATQYGASPNTNISVITLGHPGALPRLNKQVIDFAIRMGLACGCEITRYNIFDRKNYFYPDLPKGYQIMQDKTPICVGGGVYIRNPDEEEKRIKLHHIHLEEDAGKSMHLENEPETLVDFNRAGVPLIEIVTEPDIRSSEEAASMLTEIRKLVRYLDICDGNMEEGSMRCDANVSVMLKGATEYGKKVEVKNMNSIRNVQRAIDHERERQILLLEEGKMVVSETRLFNAENGKTYSMRTKEELNDYRYFPEPDLSPIVVSEEWLAQIRKSMPALPHELYHKFVDIYGLPAYDAEVLTETKAIARYFEEVCSHTRHYKAASNWMMGPVKSYLNDASHSIEKMPVKPAHLTQLIELVAGDKVSFAIASQKVFPRMLEDQSKSAVQIAEALNLLHESDSENIQPLVKEILDAFPQKVDEYRKGKKGLLGMFMGEVMKRSKGKANPKVANELLRKELE
- a CDS encoding peroxiredoxin family protein, whose amino-acid sequence is MRITGYWTVVFSIYFFSACSQGQPTEQLPAKKNGYVQIEGSINHPADKGYVVLEQIGEDDINVVDTLMVSSDSTFRYSLDNKKPGFYRLNLYDKQYVNLILDQEDVNIVADGNRPDGLAEVSGSTDTDYFYAVNNIMREFQQKVNELNADFMKARADEDEEAMKAVESRYKEIEAENTARIKAEIDDMGNSIAVFYAVNFLDAEKEFAYLSELAEKFKQNLPDSRYTEQFVVQVEDLRKLAIGMPAPDIALPNPEGDTVNLSSLRGKYVMIDFWAAWCKPCRMENPNVVRLYNKYKDQGFEIYGVSLDRTKEAWIDAIQADQLGWTHVSDLKYFDSEAASLYNINAIPATILLDREGNIIAKNLRGQELADKLAELFEEA
- a CDS encoding response regulator; this encodes MKVLMIDDNELDLLISRKLISKQVTSLEFTEFTDASQALFYLQELQENEFDIILLDLNMPDMNGWDFLDEYQKLDAHKANVYILTSSLDTRDKLRSREYEVVKGYFDKPLKSNYIAEIINSQQVY
- a CDS encoding DUF1801 domain-containing protein, producing MATQNIKPEKLSGHAQVREFLDQLEHPLKAEIEEVRSIILEADPRLTEHIKWKAPSFCFNDDDRITFNLHGRDFFRLIFHCGVKVRDRQSKGRLFEEPTGLLDWVADDRAVAKFTDMDDVRTKKASLMETVKIWLELAG
- a CDS encoding ThuA domain-containing protein — its product is MSRIISTKSIAAILFCMLFYVASLKAQTQSEFKVIAFFTAKNDQAHISYVKEAHIWFSEMADKHHFAYDTTSHWENMNTKFLTQYQVVLFLDTRPEAAEQREAFRQYMEKGGAWMGFHFAAFALTPSAYPQNWDWYHNKFLGSGQYKSNTWRPTSAVLRVEDRKHPTTQNLPETFDSSPNEWYRWEKDLTQNPDMHILLSIDPTSFPLGTGPKPHEIWHSGYYPVVWTNAKYRMLYVNMGHNDIDYESGTNETLSYTFNNPVQNQLIMDALLWLGKGGKAALSH
- a CDS encoding Pr6Pr family membrane protein, with protein sequence MRTPQKSFIILGALLAWFAVIMQFVLMMENRVTPIPETIVRFFSFFTILTNTLIALYFTSMWLGRHTKLSQRFQRPGVVSAIAVYITVVGLVYQLVLRQIWEPQGLQKLVDELLHSVNPVYFVLYWYLYEEKAKLKWTLIPGWLIYPLLYLMYILIRGSFSGFYPYPFVNVAELGMRQVLLNSVGLMFVFIGFCALYIGIGKILTRTQKPQVFRSS
- a CDS encoding protein-tyrosine-phosphatase, translated to MKEKLNILFVCGRNKRRSKTAELIFRDDTRFYARSAGFSPNSPHQLSIKDIVWADTIFVMEDAHKSRLRRIYRDPDLPCTEVLYIEDVYEFMDEELVDLLKTGVNEYL
- a CDS encoding rhamnogalacturonidase, which produces MLCIWAFAQHAYAQVKQEELFPDGTPIPEWFLNPTKVSLDELGTPYILTDHEVLNDSTVLQTERIQKVIDKAHSQGGGVVIIPKGTFMSGALFFKPNTHLHVAEGAVLKGSDNIAHYPKMPSRMEGQSLEYFPALVNAYGVDGFTISGKGTIDGNGLKFWEAFWQRREEDPECTNLEVSRPRLVFIWDSDNVQVQDVKLHNAGFWTSHYYQCNNVKILDLHIYSPHEPVKAPSTDAIDLDVCSNVLIKGCYMSVNDDAIALKGGKGPWADTASDNGENTNIIIEDCEFGFCHSALTCGSESIHNKNILMRNCYVNEARRLLWLKMRPDTPQKYEYITVENIKGQAYSMIYVKPWTQFFDLKGRKEVPLSYSENITMRNIDLDCEIFFDIATTEYDKLSDFTFRNLDIEAENATYDKSLIQDLTMDNVKVNGDLIK